The Amycolatopsis sp. NBC_01480 genome segment AGTTCGACGAGGTTCTTGGCGGCAGTCGCGGGGTCGAGGGCGTCGACGACGCTGCGGCCGACGATGAGGATGTCCCAGTCCGGGCTGGCCAGCACCGCGGAGTCCGTGGTACTGAAGCCTCCGCTGACGGCGACGGGGAGCGCGGTCCAGTGCCGTAGTTCGCGTGCGACGTCGAGCGGGGTGGTGCTGCCGATGCCGACATCGATGTTGGTGGTGACGGTGAAGCCGTCGACGCCGGCGCGTTCCATCTCGGTGATCCAGCGGTGGCTGGCCTTCACCGGAACGTCGAGGAGGATGGGGACGGCGAGGCGGCGGCCGGCATCGACGGCGGCACGGACGCTGGCGGTGGTGGCCGGTCCGATCAGCTGGACGATGTCCGCGCCGGCTTGAGCCGCGAGCACGACCTGGTCACGGCCCCAGTCCGCGGACATCATCTCGGCGATCACCGGTGTGTCCTCGACGGCGCTCTTGATCTGCTCGATGGCCCTGACACCTGCTTCTTTGATCAGCGGGTCGCCGACCTCGATGAAGTCCGCGCCGGCGTCGGCCGCAGCTTCGGCGATCTGCACGGCGCCGGCAACGTCGTGCAGATCGAGTGCGATCTGCACCGACCGGTGGTTGCGGATGCGGCGGTACCGCTCGCGGACGCGACGCGGGTCGTCGTCCTCGGCAGGGTCGGTCATCGCGGCGTGTTCGGCTTCGCGGCGCACCAGCCACCGGTCGCTGCGCCGTCCGCCGTCGATGAGCCGGTCACGGACGTAGTCCGGAGGGGTGAGATGCCCGGTCCGGATCTCCCGCAGGATGGTGACGATCGCGCGGGGGTCGTGTGCGAAAGCGGCGGCCTCCTCGTTCGAGGCCGCCGCGTCACGGGGTGGCGCATGGAGAATACGGAGACGATCTTGGCTTGGACGGATGTGGCCGGGTGTTCGCGACCACGCTGGTTCGGTGGCCAGGATGTCCAGCGCGGCCTGGATGAGGTCGGGTCGTCGGGAGGGAAGTCCCAGCCGGTCCAGGCCTTGCAGCGCGCGCTCACGCACGTGCCAGTTGTCGTCGTTGAGCAGCACCGTCAGGTGCGTCACCGCGGCGTGGCCGGGTGCGCGTCCGACATCGGGAGCGATGGCCGCGCGGACCTTGTAGTCGGTGTCGTGCACGAGCCTGGTCATGACGGTCAGCCCGGTGTCGTCGACCGATACGGTGTCGTCGCCGAGCGCTTCGGCCAGGGCCGCGCGGACGCGCCAATCGGTGTGGCTGAGGAAGATCTCCAGGGTGCTGTTCGCGGCGTCGGCGAAGAAGAGATAGAAGTGGCGGGCGAAAAACGTTGCCTCGGCGCCGTCAGCAAGGTTCGCGAGGTCGAGGAAGGTGTACGCGTCGGTGCTGTCGAAGTTCTCCTCGACGAACGACGTGACCTCGGCCCACAGCGTCACACCGAACTGCCGAAGCAGAGCCAGCAGCCACCGGTAGCGGCCGGGACCAAGCGCGTGGTGCAGGCGCGGGTTCCCCAGCAGGGCACGGCTGAGCGCGGGATCGTTGTCGTGCTCCGCGCGAGCAGCACAGGAGCGCAGGACTTCGGGTGTCAGGAACCGTGCCTGGCCGGCCACCGACATCATCAGAGGCACGGTGGTTCTCAGTGATGCGGTGGGCGCGGTCGCGATCGCCTCCAGCAGAGCGGGGGCGAGCAGATCGAGGCGCTCGAGGACGAGGGCGAACATGCTGCGGGCCGCGCCGGACGTTGATGCGCGGTCGGCCAGTTCATTGAGCGCTTGCACGGCTGCGACCGAGCGTCCCTGGCGATGGAGCAGATCGGCAATCCGAGTGCTGAGGAAAAATTCGCGCAGGACGTCGTGGGAGAACTCCACCTGCCGGTGCTGGGTCACCCGCAGCAGCGTTGCAGGCAGATCGGACGGCAGCTCGGGAACCGGGTGGGCCCCGTCGTCGAGGACGTTCAGCGCGGCGGGGAGATCGTCGTGACCGTAGCGGTGCGCAAGCTCGGTGAGCAGCGGGAAGTAGCGCTCGGTGCCGTCGGTGCCCAGGACGCGGCGCACGCAGTGATCCACGAGCGCGTAAGCACCGAGGTCGCCTCCGCCGGCCAGCGGTGGAGCGGCAAGAGCGAGCTTCATGTACAAGGGCGTGCGCACCAGATGCTGAATGCCCGCAGAGAGGCTGTCGAACGATGCGCCCGCGGCCCGCTCCCAGTGCGCGCGAGCTTCCCCGACCGGCCAGGGAGACAAGGCGTGACGCTCGTCGGCCGGAGTGAACAGGGAGGCATGCAGCAGCGGGTGGGCAGTGGTCTCAATCGCAGGCGGGGTTCGCACGGTCAGCAGGAACCGCAGCGCGGAGGCTGTGGCCTGGC includes the following:
- a CDS encoding orotidine 5'-phosphate decarboxylase / HUMPS family protein — its product is MTRRPTWTPPEVKLLREVQNLSQRAFAQRLGYAQSTVVGWEKPQRAAPLQHETVEVLDVELGRLEPDRRERFDQERGVVVHRLGAGSAVRTAAILATVDSEPGAPLPYTPPAGVVGSARLFLESSARVFLVSGSAGIGKTSLTRHLAQQFTREADCQLLTVGSWEMSTVDIAAEILRYASIPRGDDALLTLEEHSARLTRPCLVLVDGIASHEAFATVGRQIDAILRQATASALRFLLTVRTPPAIETTAHPLLHASLFTPADERHALSPWPVGEARAHWERAAGASFDSLSAGIQHLVRTPLYMKLALAAPPLAGGGDLGAYALVDHCVRRVLGTDGTERYFPLLTELAHRYGHDDLPAALNVLDDGAHPVPELPSDLPATLLRVTQHRQVEFSHDVLREFFLSTRIADLLHRQGRSVAAVQALNELADRASTSGAARSMFALVLERLDLLAPALLEAIATAPTASLRTTVPLMMSVAGQARFLTPEVLRSCAARAEHDNDPALSRALLGNPRLHHALGPGRYRWLLALLRQFGVTLWAEVTSFVEENFDSTDAYTFLDLANLADGAEATFFARHFYLFFADAANSTLEIFLSHTDWRVRAALAEALGDDTVSVDDTGLTVMTRLVHDTDYKVRAAIAPDVGRAPGHAAVTHLTVLLNDDNWHVRERALQGLDRLGLPSRRPDLIQAALDILATEPAWSRTPGHIRPSQDRLRILHAPPRDAAASNEEAAAFAHDPRAIVTILREIRTGHLTPPDYVRDRLIDGGRRSDRWLVRREAEHAAMTDPAEDDDPRRVRERYRRIRNHRSVQIALDLHDVAGAVQIAEAAADAGADFIEVGDPLIKEAGVRAIEQIKSAVEDTPVIAEMMSADWGRDQVVLAAQAGADIVQLIGPATTASVRAAVDAGRRLAVPILLDVPVKASHRWITEMERAGVDGFTVTTNIDVGIGSTTPLDVARELRHWTALPVAVSGGFSTTDSAVLASPDWDILIVGRSVVDALDPATAAKNLVELVHLSERHR